Proteins encoded in a region of the Triplophysa dalaica isolate WHDGS20190420 chromosome 10, ASM1584641v1, whole genome shotgun sequence genome:
- the LOC130429715 gene encoding CD48 antigen-like: MWSYYHKRFLYLLLMNAVFGVDADEVKSVSVLEGDSLTLRNDDTEIQTQNQILWMFGPQDSRIAEIHKKTIDLYESNRIFGERLKLDDQTGSLTIKDIRITDSGMYKLMIISNRGTSYKRFNVRVYVPLDVPIIIRNSSQCSSSSERSSVSKCVLMCSVMNMAHVTLSWYKGNSLLSSISVSDLNIRLSLPLEVEYQDNNTYSCVISNPITNQTQHLNIKDVCPPCSVLLRSRWRLVLAVVAILVMSIILFWCFRTACWQNLSKLFFI, encoded by the exons ATGTGGAGTTATTATCACAAGAGGTTTTTGTATCTCTTGCTCATGAATG ctgtgtttggtgttgatgcagatgaagtgaagtcagtctCAGTGTTGGAGGGAGATTCTCTCACACTACGCAACGATGATACTGAAATACAGACACAAAATCAGATACTGTGGATGTTTGGACCTCAAGATTCTCGTATAGCTGAAATCCATAAGAAAACAATTGATTTGTACGAAAGTAATAGGATATTTGGAGAAAGACTGAAGTTGGacgatcagactggatctctcaccatcaaaGACATTAGAATCACAGACTCAGGAATGTATAAGCTGATGATAATCAGTAATAGAGGCACTTCATACAAAAGATTTAATGTTCGTGTCTATG TTCCTCTAGATGTTCCTATCATCATCAGAAACTCTTCTCagtgttcttcatcatcagaaagatcttcagtgtcaaaatgtgtgttaatgtgttcagtgatgaatatGGCACATGTGACTCTCTCatggtacaaaggaaacagtttattgtccagcatcagtgtgtctgatctcaacatcagactctctctacctctggaggtggaatatcaggacaACAACACATACAGCTGTGTCATCagcaatcccatcacaaaccaaacTCAACATCTAAACATCAAAGATGTCTGTCCGCCGTGTTCAG TTCTCCTGCGTTCACGTTGGAGACTGGTGTTAGCTGTCGTTGCGATCTTGGTCATGAGTATAATTCTATTCTGGTGCTTCCGGACAGCCTGTTGGCAAAATTtatccaaattattttttatataa
- the LOC130429893 gene encoding SLAM family member 6-like produces the protein MIGFVDNAHPDTYYCGHVVPTYPALTQSDIMPCTTGGVFGVNGDEVKSVSVMEGDSVTLHTELIEIQRHDYILWQFVNKGTIIAQIQKESSVMFDSNKIFGDGLKLNSQTGSLIITNIRLTDSGLYKLQISRNTATSYKRFNVTVYGRLPVPVIIRNSSQCSSSSERSSVSKCVLLCSVMNVTHVSLSWYKGNSLLSSISVSDLNIRLSLPLEVEYQDTNTYRCVVNNPITNHTQHLHINELCQSCSARDRYSGDNKLQCHHMKY, from the exons ATGATTGGATTCGTGGACAATGCTCATCCTGACACATACTACTGTGGACACGTGGTCCCAACATATCCAGCTCTAACCCAATCTGATATCATGCCATGCACCACTGGAG gtgtgtttggtgttaatggagatgaagtgaagtcagtgtcagtgatggagggagattctgtcactctacacactgagCTTATTGAAATACAGAGACATGATTATATACTGTGGCAGTTTGTCAATAAAGGAACTATTATAGCTCAAATCCAAAAGGAAAGCAGTGTTATGTTTGACAGTAACAAGATATTTGGAGACGGACTGAAACTGAacagtcagactggatctctcatcatcacaaacatcagattgacagactctggactttataaactacagaTCAGCAGGAACACAGCAACATCATACAAGAGATTCAATgttactgtctatg gtcgtctgcctgttcctgtcatcatcagaaactcttctcaatgttcttcatcatcagaaagatcttcagtgtcaaaatgtgtgttgttgtgttcagtgatgaatgtgacacatgtgagtctctcctggtacaaaggaaacagtttattgtccagcatcagtgtgtctgatctcaacatcagactctctctacctctggaggtggaatatcaggatacaaacacatacagatgtgtggtcaacaatcccatcacaaaccacacacaacatctacacatcaaTGAACTCTGCCAGTCGTGTTCCG CGAGAGATCGGTACAGTGGAGATAATAAACTCCAGTGTCATCATATGAAATACTGA